Genomic DNA from Selenomonas sp. oral taxon 126:
GCAGACTCGGCGAACAACGTCGCCTCCGCGATCCACAACATCGCAGATGGCGCGACCAATCAGGCGCAGGAGACGCAGGACGCTGCCCTGCACCTCGAGGAGATCGAGCGCCTTGCCGAGGTCAACGAAAAGGTATTGGAAGACCTCAACGAGGCTGCCGGCAACATCAAATACCGCAAGGACGAGGGCTCCAAGATCCTCAGCGAGCTGATCGAGAAATCGACGGCCACGTCGAAGGCGACCGAGCAGGTCGCACGCGTCGTCGACGAGACGAACCAGAGCGCGGAACGCATCGAGGAAGCCAGCACGATGATCCAGTCCATCTCCGCTCAGACGAACCTGTTGGCACTCAACGCCGCCATCGAAGCGGCACGCGCGGGCGATGCGGGCAAGGGCTTCGCCGTCGTCGCCGAGGAGATTCGCAAGCTCGCCGAGCAGTCCAAGGGATTCACCGACGAGATCAGCGAAATCATCCGCGATCTCAAGGAAAAGTCACAGCAGGCAGTCGACACGATGGACGTGTCCAAGCATCTCGTCGAGGACAGCAAGATCGATCTCGACAAGACAAAGCATCAGTTTGACCGCATCGCAGAGGCGGTCGACGTGACCGACTCCGTTGTAAAACGGCTCAACCAAACGGCAGAGGAGATTGTGAAAAAGAACCACGCCATCTCTCAGGTCGTACAGAATCTTTCCGCCATCGCAGAGGAGAATGCCGCCACGAGCGAGGAGGGCAGCGCCGGTGTCGAGACACAGACGCACGCCCTGCACGACATCGCAGAGGCAAGCGAGGGTCTCGCGGAGATCGCCACCGAGCTGCAGGGCGAGATCGGCAAGTTCAGGGTTTAAGGCCATACAGACAAAAAAAGGGGCTGTTGTACGGAGTCAAAACAACTTCGTGCAACAGCCCCTTTTTGGTGTATAAAAATAGCTCTCGGCGTTTTCAAACACCTAGTTTTGTATGACCTGACTATACCTGAATCCCGCACTCCCTGCGAATCGCGTTCTGCAAGAGCCGAGAGAATTCCGGCAAGCATTTCAATCCCGCCGAATCTTCGGCAGGAGGAACCGCAGGAGGACATACGCGAGGATGCTTCCCGCGCCCGTGGAGAGCAGGAAGGGTACAATGTATACTGTGTAGCTCGCAGGGCTCAGTCCCATGAGGAGGGCGGCGACGGGGTAGGCGGCGAGTGCGCCGAGGAGCCCCGTGCCGATCAGCTCGGCGAGGCAGGTGAGTTCGAGGCGGCGCGTGTAGTAATAGGCGAGCCCCGCGAGGAGTGCGCCGATCATACTGCCGGGGAATGCCATGAGGCTGCCGAGTCCCGCGATGTTCCTGAGGAGGCTCGCGGCGAAGGCGACGCCGACTGCCCACACGGGGCCGAGGAAGACGGCGGCGAGGATGTTGACGAGGTGCTGCACGGGGGCGCAGCGGCTCCCGAGCACGGGGAAGCTAAAGAGGCCGCCGAGAACGGCGACGGCGACGAGGATGCCGGCGAGTGTGAGTTTGCGTGTGCGGGTGTCAAGCACGATGTTCTCCTTCGATGAATTCACTCTTTAGGTCAAAGCCGTGCGCGAGGGGGCCGCTGCCCGCACCGAGGTCGAGACCCGCTGCGAGGGCGCCCGAGAGGTATGCCTTGGCGCGTTCGACGGCTCTGTCGAGCGTCATGCCGCGCGCGAGGTTGGATGCGATTGCACTTGAGAGGGTGCAGCCCGTGCCGTGGGTGTTCGTGGTCGCAATGCGCCGCCCCTCAAACCAACGCGCACCCGCCCCATCGACGAGCAGATCATTCGCATCGTCGACGCTGTGCCCGCCCTTCATGAGGACAGCGCTGTGCGTGCGCTCATAGATGCGCGCCGCCGCAGCTGTCATCGCCGTGCGGTCTGTAATCGCCATATCGGCGAGCACCTCCGCCTCGGGGATATTCGGTGTGATAACCGTCGCACGCGGCAGGAGCAGCTCCACCAGTGCCGCCACAGCATCCTCGCTGATGAGACGCGCGCCACTGGTCGCCACCATGACAGGATCGACGACGACGTTCTTTGCCCCGTATTCATCCAGTTTCTCCGCAATGACACGGATCAGTGCCGCGTCCGCGACCATGCCGATCTTCACGGCGTCGGGCGGGATGTCGGTGAATACGGCGTCGAGCTGCGCCGCGAGGAAGGCGGGCGGGACGGCGAGGATGTCGGTGACGCCCGTCGTGTTCTGCGCCGTTAGGGCGGTGAGTGCGCTCATGCCGTAAACGCCGTGCGCCGTCATGGTCTTCAGATCCGCCTGAATGCCCGCGCCACCGCTCGAATCACTGCCCGCAATCGTGAGTGCGGTATACATTTTCATCATGTTCCCTCCTCAGAGTTTCTTGATTCTGCTGTGTGCTGCAAGTTCTTCGTCCGTCATGCAGTAAATGCTGTCGATGATCCGCGTGCGGTACGTGGCATTGCCCTCATGTGCGCCCATGCAGCTCCATGCAAGCTCCCCCGCGACGCCCATGAGTGCGACCGTCTCGGTCACGGCTGCGAGAGCCTCATCGGGCGCTGTGGCAAGTGCCGCCGCAAGGAGTGCCGAGAGCTGACAGCCCGTGCCTGTGACCCGCCCCATCTCCGCGCGTCCATTGCGCACGACGTAGCAGTCCCGCCCGTCCGTCACGAGGTCGATTGCACCTGTGACAGCGACAAGCGCGCCCGTGCGTGCTGCAAAGGCGCGCAGAAAGTCCGCCGACGCCGCAAGATTCTCCTCGGTGACGGCATCCGCCGCATCTGCATCAACGCCCGAGGTTGTGCCCGTGCCGACGGCGAGCGTCCGAATCTCGGAGATATTGCCGCGAATCACAGTCGGGCGCACCTCATCGAGGAGGCGGAGGGCGGTCTCAGTGCGGAGCACACTCGCACCCGCGCCCACGGGATCGAGCACGACGGGATGCCCAAGGACACGCGCACGTACTCCTGCGAGGAGCATGCTCGGGATGGTGCGCGCGTTCAGCGTGCCGATGTTGAGGCAGAGTCCCGCAGCAAGCGCTGTGATCTCCTCCGTCTCGGCGGGATCGTCCGCCATAACGGGGCGCGCGCCGATGGCGAGCAGGACGTTTGCAACGTCGTTGACGGTGACATAGTTCGTAATGCAGTGGATAAGGGGCGCTTTGCGCCGTATCTCGGCGAGGATGGAGGTGTTCATTACGCTTTCCTTTCAAATATGCGATGTGCCAGCAGCGCAAGCACAAGCGTGACCGCCATGGTCGGCAGGGTGCTCCCAACGGGCGTGTCGAGGATCATGAGATAGCGATAGCAGAGGAAGCCGACGAACCAGACGGCGAGGTTGACCGCGTGGACGGAGCGCCCCGCCGCATCCTCGCGCAGGATGAAGTAGCTTGCAATCTGCACGGCAATCATGGGCGCGAAGACGGAGCCGATGATGTAGAGGAAGCCCGTGATGTCGTCCATCGGATAGAGCGACGCCGCAACCGCGCCGAAGACGGTCACGCCGACGCCGACCGCGCGCCCCGAGATGCCGCGCACGATGCTCTCGCTCGAGACACCCGCCGAGTACGCATCGAGATAGGTGGTCGTGACCGTGGAGAGGATGACGACGGCGAGCCCCGCAACACCAAGCCCCGCGTGGAGCATGATCTGCGCGATGTCCGACTCACCCGTGAGAATTGCCGCGCCCATGCCGATGAAGTACATCCAGCAGCTAATCAGCCCGTAGACAACTGCACTGACGGCGGCAGCTGCGGCGGGCTTCTCCGCCTCGCGCGTATAGTCCGAGATGAGCGGCAGCCACGAGAGCGGCATTGCAATCGACAGCTCGAGCGCCATCGCAAAGCTCATCACCTCTCCCGCAGCGGAGCTCTCCGCCGCGCCCGAGCCTCCCATGATGACGGAGCAGAGGAGCACGGTGAGCAAAAACAGCCCCGTCATGGCGACGGCGTTCACGCGCTCGATGCGCAGGATGCCGATCCGAATCCAAACGATAATCAGAGCGCCGATTACGAGACACCAGATCCAATGCGACAGCTCCATCACACTGCCCGCCGCGAGCGCGCCGTCATAGATCATGATGCTCGTCCAGCCGATGAGCTGCAGCACGTTCAATGCCGCAAAGAGCAGCCCCCCGCGCGCGCCGAACGCCATTTTGACCGTCTCCATTGCACTGCGCCGCGTCCGCGCACCGATCAGCCCTGCGAGAAAGAGCAGCGCACAGCCGATGATGTGACCGACAACGATTGCAATGCCGCCGTCGCGAAAGCCGAGCGGCGCAAAGAATGTGCCTGTCAAAATCTCCGCGAGCGAGACGCCCGCGCCAAACCAGATGAGCGCATTCGCGCCGAGTCCTGTCCTCTTTTCCATAATGAATCTCCTTGCACGATACAGGTAATTTTATGTAGGTGCCCCCCTAAGCGTTCGCGCGGGGGACGCCTACGTAATGTTAATGCAAAAACGCGGCTATGCCAATGACATAGCCGCGCTGCGTGCGTGTTTCCCTACGTTGGCATTATCCAAATCAGGTTATGGGTCGGGGCGCATTGCCCCCTCTCAGCCGCCGCATGGCAGCTCCCCTTATGAAATTTTTACAGCTCTTACTGTGCGCTCATCGACAGCTCGATGAACTTGTTGCCGAGCTTCGCCTTCTGCAGGACTTCCTCGGTGATGTCCGCGCCCGCCTCGACGATGACAACGCCGTTGTCCATCTTGATCGTGCGCGATGCCTTCTTGCCGAGCAGGAAGCGGCGGTGACGATCCTCGTTCACGCGCTCCGCACTCTTGTCCTCAGCAGGCGCTGCAGGTGCAGCCTCCTCGACAACTGGTGCCGGCTCCGGTGCCGCCTCTACGGGCGCGGGCTCCGCCACGGGAATCTCGACCGGTGCTTCCTCAGCGACCGGCTCCGGCGCAGCCTCCACCACAGGCTCCTCCACCACGGGCGTCGGGGCGGCGGGTGCCGCCTCTACCACGGGCGCAGACTCCTCGACAACGGAAGCCTCGGGGGCAGGTGCTGCCTCCTCGACAGGCATCTCCGCGACGGGCGCAGCCTCAGCAACCGGCTCAACCGCAGCCTCTTCGACTGCGGGCGCTGTCACAGCGGATGCTGCCGGTGCAGCCGCTGCGTCAGATTTTTTTCCGGCATCGCCCTCCGGGGAGATGACCGTGACTTCCTTACCAAAGATCGAGACCTGATCTGCCGTTACCTCGGACGTAGCCCCCTCGGGCGCCATAATCTCGCATTTCTCGATGCTGCCGTCCTCTCCGATGAAGATCTCGGAGATCGTGCCCTGAATCACACCCGAGCGCGTGATCGCCTTCGTGCCGATGACGCGGATATTGTCGTCGAGCAGCGTCTCAAAATCGCCCGCCGCATCGAGCGTCAGGATATTCTCGCTGTTGTTGATCGTGACGGCATCCTCGCCGACCGCAATGACATTGTCGTAGGGAATGAGCTTGACCCCGCGATACCAGTCCTCGTCCTCAATCGTGATCGCCGCCACAACGCGGTTCGGCGCATCGATGAGCAGCGTCTTGCTCATGCCGAGCTCGCGCCCCTCGGTGATACTGATGACGGGAAGTCCGAGAATGTCAACGCTTTTCTTCATGTGTATTCCTCCATTTTACTGGGGGAAGCACTGATAAATTCAGCGATTCCCCAAATGTCAGATGTTAAGCCCCTCTGCGCGCCGATCTGCCTCGGCGAGAATCTCCTTTGGAACATCGCCAAAGGGGAGCGTGGGTGTCCCCTGCGCTGTGAGCATATAAGAAACGACGGTCAGGGCTCTGCGGGAGCGTTCAAACTCCTGCACCATGACGGCGTTCTTTGCAATGAGTGGGAGCGCCAGTGCCTCATCAAAGAGGGCGAGCGCTGCATCGTAGTCTCCAAGCCGCTTGTAGAGCGTGGAGAGCTCGATGATGAGATACGGCATATAGGAGTCCTCGGGGTAGCGCGCAAGCGCCCGCCGATACGCCGCAATGGCACGCAGCGGCACATCCGCCGCAGCCTCGTACGCCATATCGAGCAGCGCGTCCAGACTCTCGGGCAGCTCCTCCTCCGCGTACACCTGTGCAGATGCCGATGCCAAAGGCTCCGCCTCCTGCACCGCAGCGCTCAGCTCCGTCACCACGGCGATCGCGGGACGCGCCACAGGCTCTACGGGCAGCGCTGTCTCCTCCGTCGCCGCATAGGCGGGCGGGGCATCGTCCGCACAGTCCACCGCCCGGACCTCCGCCGGCAGCGCACTCTCCTCCGCTGCGGATTTCTCCGCACGACGCCGACGCGCCGTCAGGAAATAATTGTAGAGCGTCACCACGACGCCTGCCCCTGCAATCAGCCCACCAAGCTGCACATAGTACATCTGCGTCAGCGGCGGCCGCAGGGCAATCATCCCGGCAACGACAACAACGCCCATGAGCGCGGCAAGCACGAGCGAGGACAGGCGAATATCAGACTGCAACATCCCCGCCTCCTCCTCATCGGATCATCACGCGCACCCATAGGTATTCTAAGACTCTTTCGACACGAATGCGATATTTCCTGCCTCTCCGAGGAAATATTAAAAAATCGTAGATTATTTTTTCCAAAAGTTTTTCATTTCTGCCCTTTTTTCATTTCTCGTTTTAATGTATAATTATGTTACGAATAATTACTTTATTTAGACAAGTGAGATCATGGACACTGGAAAACGATTGCGAGAGTTGCGCGAGGCAAGAGGCTTATCGCAAGAAGAAGTAGCAAAAGCTATAGGAGTAGGGCGTGTCACATATCTAAAATATGAGAATGGTGAAAACCGCCCCGTTCGAAAGCTAAAAGAATTATCTTCCTTCGCGCCGCCCTCATCGCAGAAAAAGAGGCTGCATTAGCCTCCTCCTCTACCGCCGCCGCAAAAAGGGCATAAAAAAAGACCGCTCCTAGGGCGGCTCTTGCTATCTAATAACTTTTAAGGCATAATATAGGAAGGAGGAAGCGATGCACCCGATTTACTTTTACCGTGACAAACAGGGACGGCGTCCTGTTGTAGAGTATCTTGATAAACTCGCCGCACGGAGTGACAAGGACAGCCGTATCAAACTCAACAAAATAAATGACTACATCGAAGCTCTAATCCGCGAAGGGACACGTCTCGGAAAACCATACGTCAAGCATATTGGCGGCGACCTGTGGGAACTGCACCCTCTGCGTGACCGCATCTTCTTTGTCGCGTGGCACGAGGGCAGTTTTGTTCTCCTCCATCATTTCATGAAGAAGACAGTGAAAACACCGCCACGGGAAATCGAACAAGCAAAGAGAGAGCTTAAAGAACTGATAGAAGGGGGAAGCCATCATGCAGAATAACAGTGCTATTGGCGAATCTTGGGAGGAAGTCCGTAGCCGCATCTTCACGCCCGAGGAGATTGCAGAAAGCGACCTGCGCGTCGCACTCATCGGCGAACTGATCCGCGCACGACAGGATCGCGGTATCACACAGAAACAGCTTGAGGAGATGAGCGGTGTCACGCAGCCCGTCATTGCCCGCCTTGAGCGCGGCACAACCAGCCCCAACATCTCCACACTCACAAAACTCCTTGCCCCACTCGGGAAGAAGCTCGCAATCGTCCCGATGTGAAGGTCGAATGGTTCAACCCCCCTCAATTTCGACGGGGGTTAGAAAAGCAATTTACAAAAAGCGCAAAATGCAACGTGTAAGAATCCTCACATTGAAGCTGCCATTTATTACAAAGGCGATAAACAACGGACAAAGTCATTGAACGCCTGCATAAAGGAAGTGTTCACAAACGACAAAGATCCTCTACGAATCAATCTTGAAAAAATTATCGACCTGTGCAATACAAGCACACATTACGCATGATACGGACGAGATGAAGAAGGAGACGGCGCGCATTTTCGGGGAAGTTGTAGGCAAATGATTCTGTAGACAAATCTCCCGTAAAAATCTGCCCTTTATATAGGTAAAGGGCTTATTGAAAAGCCTCTCATTTTATAGTATAATATCTGTGACATTCATTCGCATGCGCATGAGCAATACGCGCGGGCGGGGGAAATATAGGATAAATCAACTATTCGGATGGGAGAGGTTCACATGACGCAGGAAACAGTTATGATCGAGAACAAGACGGGCATTCATGCGCGTCCCGCATCGGTGTTCGTCCAGACGGCGACCAAGTTCAAGTCCAAGATCCAGATCGAGGCAAAGGGCAAGAAGGTTGACGCCAAGAGCATTCTCATGCTGATGAGCATGGGTCTCGTCAAGGGCACGGAGCTCACCATCATTGCCGAGGGCGAGGATGAGGCGGCAGCCGTGAAGGAGCTGGCGGATCTCGTCAACTCGAAGTTCGGCGAAGAGTAATCCATAACGATAGGAGGACGCCCGAGGTCTGGCAATATCTGTCTGCCTCGCGGCGTTTTTTCATAGGAGACGCTGATCGCACGGACGCGTGGATGGGTGCGGTGCAGATCGGCTTCTTTCAATAGGGAGGGTGTTGGATATGGCGGAAACAATCCGTGGAAAAGGCGTCATCTCCGGGATCGCCGTCGGCAAGGTCATGCTCGCAGGGCAGAACCTCGACGGCTATCTTGCGGCGTATAAGCCCGGCTCGGTCGCAGAGGAGCAGGGCAAGGCGGAGGCGGCGCTCGTCGCTGTCACCGAGATCCTGCTCGCGACCATCGAACGTCTGCGGAAGGAAGAGCAGGCGGAGCAGGCCGCGATCCTCGAGGCGCACCGCATGATGGTGCAGGATCCGATGATGGCGGAGAATATCAAGGGCAAGATCGAGGCAACGGGCAGCGCCCCGCAGGGCATCCTCGATGCGGCGAACGAGCAGGCGCAGCTCTTCGAGCAGATGGAGGATGAGTACTTCGCCGCGCGCGCGGTCGATCTGCGCGATGTTGGCAAGCGCATCGCAAAATACGTTCTCGGCGTCAAGGAGCCCGAGATCGGCTCGGGTCAGGTCATCCTCTGCGGCGAGGAAATCGAACCGTCCGTCGTGGCGGGTATGCCGACGGAGCAGATCGCGGGGGTTATCCTCGGCTCGGGCAGCGCAACGAGTCACGTCGTCATCATCGCAAAGGCGCGTGCAATTCCGACCGTCCTCGGCATCGGCGACAAGATCAATCTCATTCAGGACGGCGACGAGCTGATCCTCGACGGCAGCCGCGGCGACATCATCATCCGCCCGACCGAGACGGAGCGTGCCCTCTATCAGGGCAAGATCGAGGAGCAAAAGAAACTCGCAGCACACTACGCCGCGCTCAAGGATCTCCCGGCTGTGACGAAGGATGGCGTCCGCATCGAGCTCACGGCGAATATCGGCACGCATATGGACGTGGACAACGCGCTCACGTACGGTGCGGAGGGCGTCGGACTGTTCCGCTCCGAGTTCGTCTTCATGGGCTCAACCACGATTCCGACGGAGGAGGACCAGTTCAAGGCATACCGTGCCGCCGTCGAGAAATGCGGCGGTCACATCTGCGTCATCCGCACGATGGACATCGGCGGAGACAAGCCCCTGCCCTACCTCAACATCGACCCCGAGGAGAATCCGTTCCTCGGCTACCGCGCACTCCGTATCAGCCTCGACCGTCACGACCTCTTCCTCCCGCAGATCAAGGCGATCCTGCGCGCCGGCCTCTACGGAAAGGCGGCGATGATGGTGCCAATGGTCATCAGCGTCAGCGAGATCCAGCGCGTGCTGAAGCTCGTCGAGCAGGCAAAGGTGGAGCTCGCGCACGAGGGCAAGGAATACTCCGACGACGTGCAGATCGGCATCATGGTCGAGACGCCCGCCGCCGCCGTCGTCTCCCCGCTCCTCTCGCAGTACGTTGATTTCTTCAGCATCGGCACGAACGACCTCATCCAGTACACGCTCGCGGTTGACCGCGGCAACGCACAGATTGCAAATCTCTACAACCCGTTCAACCCCGCCGTCCTCCGCCTCATCCAGCGCACGATCCAGAGCGCACGCGAGCGCGGCATCTGGGCGGGCATGTGCGGCGAGATGGCGAGCGACCCGTACGCCGCCGTCATCCTCCTCGGCATGGGCATCACGGAGCTCTCCATGAGCGCACCGAGCATCCCGCGCGTCAAGGAGATGATCCGCTCCGTCACCTCGACACAGGCAAAGGAACTCCTCGCCGATGTCATGAAGATGGAGCACGGCGTCGAGATCCGCGCGTATCTCCACAAGATGCTCGAGGGCTCGGACGCAAGCGCAGGACTCTGATTTTTTTGGGGTGCCCCTACCGTCACGCTGCGCGTGCCACCTCCCCCGCTGTGGCCGGGGAGGCTAATATGCCGTAATCCTCAGCCTCCCCCGTAGGGTACGGGGGAGGGGGACCGCGTGAGCGGTGGAAGGGGAGCCTTGAACGGCAAGGCATCACATACAACAGCATAGCAAATGGGGTGTTGTACGAAGTCAAAAGCCTTCATACAGCACCCCATTTTCATTATGTGAGGAAACATGAAACTATCCATCGACACCGCCGCCTGCGTCTCCTGCGGCATGTGCGCGGAGCGGCTGCCCGCCGTCTTCCGCATCGATCGCGCCGCGCGCAGCGCCGCCCTCGTGCGCCAGCCGCAGCCCTCCGAACAGGACGACGCACTTGAGGCGGCGGAGGACTGCCCTGCGGGCGCAATTATTTCAAAGACGCGCTGATAAATTCACCGCTTCCTCATCTTTTCCGTGGCAAATCCGAGATTCTGTGATAAAATAATGGAATCGCTGATAAAATGAAGTCCGTCAGATTTGCGCAGATTTTTTCGTCCGAACGAGGAAGCAAACCGGACGCATAGCAAGGGCTATGTGGAGGATTTGCTGACAAAGTTCGGGCAAAAAAGATGCGCTAAGATGGCGCGGCTGAATTTATCAGTGCTTCCAATATATGTACTTTTCGACTGTCGTTTCTGGATGCGGTGCAGCCGCTGGGGGGAATCTGCAATGACGGAATTGAAGTTGGAGTCGTTCGGTGCCATGCCGAATGGGGAGCGAATTGATCTCTACACGCTCACGAATGAGCGCGGCACACGGGTCGCCATCACGACCTACGGCGCGCGCCTCGTAAAGTTCGAGCGCATGGTGAACGGCGCGCCGCTCGACATTGTGCTCGGCTATGAGACGGGCGAGGACTATGCCGCCGACACCGCCTCGATGGGTGCCGTTGTTGGGCGGCATGCGAACCGCATTGCGGGCGGGCGCGTCACGATCGCGGGGCGTCCCTATCTGCTCGAGCAGAATACGGGCTCGAAGAAACAGAACCACATCCACGGCGGCTCGACGGGGCTGCACTACCACCTCTGGACGGCGGAGATCGTGGACGGCGGCGTGGAGTTCACGACCATCAGCCCCGACGGCGAGTGCGGCTATCCCGGTAATTTCGAGGCAAAGGTCGCCTATCGTCTCACGGACGACGATGCGCTCCGTATCTCCTACCGCGCCGTCAGCGACGCGGACACAATCTGCAATCTGACGAATCACGCCTACTTCAACCTCGAAGGGGCGACTGCAGAGAGCGTGCTCGACCACGAGGCGGAGATCTACGCGGACGAGTTCACATGGGCGGATGCGGAGTCCCTGCCCGACGGGCGCATCCTCACGGTGTTCGGCACGCCGATGGACTTCACGGCGCCGCACCGCATCGGCGAACGCATCGACGCGGACTACGACCAGCTGCAGATGGCGGGCGGCTACGATCACAACTGGGTGCTGCGCGGCGACATCGCGCCCGAGCCGTATTCGCATCTCAAAAAGGCGGCACGCGTCACCTCCGCAAAGACGGGGCTTGCCCTCTCCTGCTACACGACGCAGGTCGGCATGCAGTTCTACACGGGCAACGCCCTCGCAAAGAAACCTCTCATC
This window encodes:
- a CDS encoding aldose epimerase family protein — its product is MTELKLESFGAMPNGERIDLYTLTNERGTRVAITTYGARLVKFERMVNGAPLDIVLGYETGEDYAADTASMGAVVGRHANRIAGGRVTIAGRPYLLEQNTGSKKQNHIHGGSTGLHYHLWTAEIVDGGVEFTTISPDGECGYPGNFEAKVAYRLTDDDALRISYRAVSDADTICNLTNHAYFNLEGATAESVLDHEAEIYADEFTWADAESLPDGRILTVFGTPMDFTAPHRIGERIDADYDQLQMAGGYDHNWVLRGDIAPEPYSHLKKAARVTSAKTGLALSCYTTQVGMQFYTGNALAKKPLIGKGGKAFPRRGGFCLETQFFPNAPANPAFPQPELRMGEVWEAETVYKLDDL
- the ptsP gene encoding phosphoenolpyruvate--protein phosphotransferase; the encoded protein is MAETIRGKGVISGIAVGKVMLAGQNLDGYLAAYKPGSVAEEQGKAEAALVAVTEILLATIERLRKEEQAEQAAILEAHRMMVQDPMMAENIKGKIEATGSAPQGILDAANEQAQLFEQMEDEYFAARAVDLRDVGKRIAKYVLGVKEPEIGSGQVILCGEEIEPSVVAGMPTEQIAGVILGSGSATSHVVIIAKARAIPTVLGIGDKINLIQDGDELILDGSRGDIIIRPTETERALYQGKIEEQKKLAAHYAALKDLPAVTKDGVRIELTANIGTHMDVDNALTYGAEGVGLFRSEFVFMGSTTIPTEEDQFKAYRAAVEKCGGHICVIRTMDIGGDKPLPYLNIDPEENPFLGYRALRISLDRHDLFLPQIKAILRAGLYGKAAMMVPMVISVSEIQRVLKLVEQAKVELAHEGKEYSDDVQIGIMVETPAAAVVSPLLSQYVDFFSIGTNDLIQYTLAVDRGNAQIANLYNPFNPAVLRLIQRTIQSARERGIWAGMCGEMASDPYAAVILLGMGITELSMSAPSIPRVKEMIRSVTSTQAKELLADVMKMEHGVEIRAYLHKMLEGSDASAGL
- a CDS encoding type II toxin-antitoxin system RelE/ParE family toxin — protein: MHPIYFYRDKQGRRPVVEYLDKLAARSDKDSRIKLNKINDYIEALIREGTRLGKPYVKHIGGDLWELHPLRDRIFFVAWHEGSFVLLHHFMKKTVKTPPREIEQAKRELKELIEGGSHHAE
- a CDS encoding ferredoxin, translated to MKLSIDTAACVSCGMCAERLPAVFRIDRAARSAALVRQPQPSEQDDALEAAEDCPAGAIISKTR
- the cytX gene encoding putative hydroxymethylpyrimidine transporter CytX, which codes for MEKRTGLGANALIWFGAGVSLAEILTGTFFAPLGFRDGGIAIVVGHIIGCALLFLAGLIGARTRRSAMETVKMAFGARGGLLFAALNVLQLIGWTSIMIYDGALAAGSVMELSHWIWCLVIGALIIVWIRIGILRIERVNAVAMTGLFLLTVLLCSVIMGGSGAAESSAAGEVMSFAMALELSIAMPLSWLPLISDYTREAEKPAAAAAVSAVVYGLISCWMYFIGMGAAILTGESDIAQIMLHAGLGVAGLAVVILSTVTTTYLDAYSAGVSSESIVRGISGRAVGVGVTVFGAVAASLYPMDDITGFLYIIGSVFAPMIAVQIASYFILREDAAGRSVHAVNLAVWFVGFLCYRYLMILDTPVGSTLPTMAVTLVLALLAHRIFERKA
- a CDS encoding PRC-barrel domain-containing protein, with the translated sequence MKKSVDILGLPVISITEGRELGMSKTLLIDAPNRVVAAITIEDEDWYRGVKLIPYDNVIAVGEDAVTINNSENILTLDAAGDFETLLDDNIRVIGTKAITRSGVIQGTISEIFIGEDGSIEKCEIMAPEGATSEVTADQVSIFGKEVTVISPEGDAGKKSDAAAAPAASAVTAPAVEEAAVEPVAEAAPVAEMPVEEAAPAPEASVVEESAPVVEAAPAAPTPVVEEPVVEAAPEPVAEEAPVEIPVAEPAPVEAAPEPAPVVEEAAPAAPAEDKSAERVNEDRHRRFLLGKKASRTIKMDNGVVIVEAGADITEEVLQKAKLGNKFIELSMSAQ
- the thiM gene encoding hydroxyethylthiazole kinase, with product MNTSILAEIRRKAPLIHCITNYVTVNDVANVLLAIGARPVMADDPAETEEITALAAGLCLNIGTLNARTIPSMLLAGVRARVLGHPVVLDPVGAGASVLRTETALRLLDEVRPTVIRGNISEIRTLAVGTGTTSGVDADAADAVTEENLAASADFLRAFAARTGALVAVTGAIDLVTDGRDCYVVRNGRAEMGRVTGTGCQLSALLAAALATAPDEALAAVTETVALMGVAGELAWSCMGAHEGNATYRTRIIDSIYCMTDEELAAHSRIKKL
- a CDS encoding helix-turn-helix domain-containing protein — protein: MQNNSAIGESWEEVRSRIFTPEEIAESDLRVALIGELIRARQDRGITQKQLEEMSGVTQPVIARLERGTTSPNISTLTKLLAPLGKKLAIVPM
- a CDS encoding conjugal transfer protein TraD, translated to MQSDIRLSSLVLAALMGVVVVAGMIALRPPLTQMYYVQLGGLIAGAGVVVTLYNYFLTARRRRAEKSAAEESALPAEVRAVDCADDAPPAYAATEETALPVEPVARPAIAVVTELSAAVQEAEPLASASAQVYAEEELPESLDALLDMAYEAAADVPLRAIAAYRRALARYPEDSYMPYLIIELSTLYKRLGDYDAALALFDEALALPLIAKNAVMVQEFERSRRALTVVSYMLTAQGTPTLPFGDVPKEILAEADRRAEGLNI
- a CDS encoding DUF3644 domain-containing protein, translated to MYYKGDKQRTKSLNACIKEVFTNDKDPLRINLEKIIDLCNTSTHYA
- the thiW gene encoding energy coupling factor transporter S component ThiW, whose amino-acid sequence is MLDTRTRKLTLAGILVAVAVLGGLFSFPVLGSRCAPVQHLVNILAAVFLGPVWAVGVAFAASLLRNIAGLGSLMAFPGSMIGALLAGLAYYYTRRLELTCLAELIGTGLLGALAAYPVAALLMGLSPASYTVYIVPFLLSTGAGSILAYVLLRFLLPKIRRD
- the thiD gene encoding bifunctional hydroxymethylpyrimidine kinase/phosphomethylpyrimidine kinase — protein: MMKMYTALTIAGSDSSGGAGIQADLKTMTAHGVYGMSALTALTAQNTTGVTDILAVPPAFLAAQLDAVFTDIPPDAVKIGMVADAALIRVIAEKLDEYGAKNVVVDPVMVATSGARLISEDAVAALVELLLPRATVITPNIPEAEVLADMAITDRTAMTAAAARIYERTHSAVLMKGGHSVDDANDLLVDGAGARWFEGRRIATTNTHGTGCTLSSAIASNLARGMTLDRAVERAKAYLSGALAAGLDLGAGSGPLAHGFDLKSEFIEGEHRA
- a CDS encoding helix-turn-helix transcriptional regulator, whose amino-acid sequence is MDTGKRLRELREARGLSQEEVAKAIGVGRVTYLKYENGENRPVRKLKELSSFAPPSSQKKRLH
- a CDS encoding HPr family phosphocarrier protein, translating into MTQETVMIENKTGIHARPASVFVQTATKFKSKIQIEAKGKKVDAKSILMLMSMGLVKGTELTIIAEGEDEAAAVKELADLVNSKFGEE